A single region of the Halobacterium wangiae genome encodes:
- a CDS encoding AMP-dependent synthetase/ligase, with amino-acid sequence MNWREAEQTYEDEVTGQDTLPRMFEDAAERYSARPAQGYKGGVYDRALTPDVLPPAPDGDYAHVSYGEMRDIVRNLAAGFRDLGVGPGDRVGIFAHTRMEWAQSDLGVLAAGGAVTTVYPGSSSRQVEHLLGDSGATGVVVEGESELERVREVEDDLDVEFVVAMDHVADADAISLADLYERGREVYDREAYESWIDDRDYGDLASLIYTSGTTGKPKGVTLTHRNFRENVNQCRKRFGPRPDKQSGQCIDETSRVVSYLPLAHVLERLAGHFLMFASGAHVCYAESPDTLQEDFGLVQPTSGTSVPRVYEKLFDAVREQATESPTKERIFEWAVGVGREYHETDDPGLVLRGKRAVADKLVFEKVRDALGGNVEFFISGGGSLSPELCALYHGIGLPILEGYGLTETSPVVAVNPAEEPKVGTIGPPVPDTDLDLDESVASPEQQERTDGDAGELLVRGPQVFDGYWELPDATDAAFVERDGEQWFRTGDVVEIREDGYVRFLERAKQLLTLSTGKNVAPGPIEDAFAASSLVEQCMVVGDEQKFVSALLVPNFDGVRKWARKADVDLPEDDAELCRDDRVKDRIQREVDTVNEQFERYEQIKQFRLVPTEFSEDNDMLTPTMKKKRRNILDRFADQIGDMYE; translated from the coding sequence ATGAACTGGCGCGAGGCCGAGCAGACCTACGAGGACGAGGTGACCGGGCAGGACACCCTCCCGCGAATGTTCGAGGACGCGGCGGAACGCTACTCGGCCCGCCCCGCCCAGGGGTACAAGGGCGGCGTCTACGACCGGGCGCTCACGCCGGACGTGCTCCCGCCCGCACCCGACGGCGACTACGCCCACGTCTCCTACGGCGAGATGCGAGATATCGTCCGGAACCTCGCGGCGGGGTTCCGCGACCTCGGCGTCGGGCCCGGCGACCGGGTCGGTATCTTCGCCCACACGCGCATGGAGTGGGCCCAGAGCGACCTCGGCGTGCTCGCCGCCGGCGGCGCCGTCACCACCGTCTACCCGGGGTCGAGTAGCCGGCAGGTCGAACACCTGCTCGGCGACAGCGGCGCGACGGGCGTCGTCGTCGAGGGGGAGTCCGAACTGGAACGCGTCCGCGAGGTCGAGGACGACCTCGACGTGGAGTTCGTTGTCGCGATGGACCACGTCGCCGACGCCGACGCCATCTCCCTGGCCGACCTCTACGAGCGCGGCCGGGAGGTCTACGACCGCGAGGCCTACGAGTCGTGGATCGACGACCGCGACTACGGCGACCTGGCGAGTCTCATCTACACCTCCGGCACCACCGGGAAGCCGAAGGGCGTGACGCTCACCCACCGGAACTTCCGGGAGAACGTCAACCAGTGCCGCAAGCGCTTCGGGCCGCGACCCGACAAGCAGAGCGGCCAGTGCATCGACGAGACCAGCCGCGTCGTCTCCTACCTCCCGCTCGCCCACGTCCTCGAACGGCTCGCCGGCCACTTCCTGATGTTCGCCTCGGGCGCTCACGTCTGCTACGCGGAGTCCCCGGACACGCTGCAGGAGGACTTCGGGCTGGTCCAGCCCACGTCCGGGACGAGCGTCCCGCGGGTGTACGAGAAACTGTTCGACGCCGTCCGCGAGCAGGCCACGGAGTCACCGACGAAAGAACGCATCTTCGAGTGGGCCGTCGGCGTCGGCCGCGAGTATCACGAGACCGACGACCCCGGGCTCGTCCTCCGCGGGAAGCGCGCCGTCGCGGACAAACTCGTCTTCGAGAAGGTGCGGGACGCCCTCGGCGGCAACGTCGAGTTCTTCATCTCCGGCGGTGGCTCGCTGTCGCCGGAGCTGTGTGCGCTCTACCACGGCATCGGCCTCCCCATCCTCGAGGGGTACGGGCTCACGGAGACGAGTCCGGTCGTCGCGGTCAACCCCGCCGAGGAGCCGAAGGTCGGCACCATCGGCCCGCCGGTCCCGGACACCGACCTCGACCTCGACGAGTCCGTCGCCAGCCCCGAGCAGCAGGAGCGGACGGACGGCGACGCTGGCGAACTGCTCGTCCGCGGCCCGCAGGTGTTCGACGGCTACTGGGAGCTCCCGGACGCCACCGACGCGGCGTTCGTCGAACGCGACGGCGAGCAGTGGTTCCGCACCGGCGACGTGGTCGAGATCCGCGAGGACGGCTACGTGCGCTTCCTCGAACGCGCGAAACAGCTACTCACGCTCTCGACGGGGAAGAACGTCGCCCCCGGCCCCATCGAGGACGCGTTCGCCGCCAGTTCGCTCGTCGAACAGTGCATGGTCGTCGGCGACGAGCAGAAGTTCGTCTCCGCGTTGCTCGTCCCGAACTTCGACGGCGTCCGCAAGTGGGCGCGCAAGGCTGACGTCGACCTGCCCGAGGACGACGCGGAACTCTGCCGCGACGACCGCGTGAAAGACCGCATCCAGCGGGAGGTCGACACGGTCAACGAGCAGTTCGAGCGCTACGAGCAGATCAAGCAGTTCCGCCTCGTGCCCACCGAGTTCAGCGAGGACAACGATATGCTCACGCCGACGATGAAGAAGAAACGCCGGAACATCCTCGACCGATTCGCCGACCAGATCGGCGACATGTACGAGTAA
- a CDS encoding MBL fold metallo-hydrolase produces MSIGDVFEVEQCPGISYVDTGMYDTEAYGSVYVVDADRPAVVDTGIGTNYERILDALDEVGVERDELAAILVTHVHLDHAGGAGLLAEACPNADVYVHEVGAPHLVDPERLVEGTKRAVGDQWEFYTDPEPVPEDRIVELTDGDTVDLGSRELTAHHAPGHAPHQIVYEDHSCDAVFTADAAGIWVPAQDRVRETSPPPNFDLEQCVTDAELIRRLDPDVLLYAHFGPGPADTDAVLRQYEQVLQDWVDAVEREVVERGEEEATADHFAATNDVAAIWGDRKAEAETKMNVRGVLHYLKNRE; encoded by the coding sequence ATGAGTATCGGCGACGTCTTCGAGGTCGAGCAGTGCCCCGGGATCTCCTACGTGGACACCGGCATGTACGACACCGAGGCGTACGGTTCCGTCTACGTCGTGGACGCCGACCGCCCCGCCGTCGTGGACACGGGCATCGGCACGAACTACGAGCGCATCCTCGACGCACTCGACGAGGTGGGCGTCGAGCGCGACGAACTCGCGGCCATCCTCGTCACACACGTCCACCTCGACCACGCGGGCGGCGCGGGGTTGCTCGCCGAGGCTTGCCCGAACGCGGACGTCTACGTCCACGAGGTCGGCGCACCACACCTCGTCGACCCGGAGCGCCTCGTCGAAGGGACCAAGCGCGCGGTCGGCGACCAGTGGGAGTTCTACACCGACCCCGAACCGGTCCCCGAGGACCGGATCGTGGAACTGACCGACGGCGACACGGTAGACCTCGGTTCCCGGGAGCTGACGGCCCACCACGCCCCCGGCCACGCGCCCCACCAGATCGTCTACGAGGACCACTCCTGTGACGCGGTGTTCACCGCTGACGCCGCCGGCATCTGGGTGCCCGCTCAGGACCGCGTCCGAGAGACGAGTCCGCCGCCGAACTTCGACCTCGAACAGTGCGTCACGGACGCCGAACTGATCCGGCGCCTCGACCCCGACGTGTTGCTGTACGCCCACTTCGGACCCGGGCCGGCGGACACGGACGCCGTGCTCCGCCAGTACGAGCAGGTGCTCCAGGACTGGGTCGACGCCGTCGAGCGGGAGGTCGTCGAACGCGGCGAGGAGGAAGCGACCGCCGACCACTTCGCGGCGACCAACGACGTCGCGGCGATCTGGGGCGACCGCAAGGCGGAAGCGGAAACGAAAATGAACGTCCGTGGAGTTCTCCACTATCTTAAGAACCGGGAGTGA
- a CDS encoding inorganic phosphate transporter: MVSTLLLVGLLAAGFVGFNIGGSSTGVAWGPAVGARVTRKTTAAALMTFFVLLGGWTVGRKVIATLGGDLVAQSAFTIEASIVVLAFIGLGMAVANLYGVPVSTSMTAVGAIAGLGLATDTLDLAVLGEIVVWWLIAPVVGFWFGAVIGRYLYPHLDRLAAIEQSGGRLVELDRSGMVPAPRLGPGTTPRELVSTAFVLAIACYMSFSAGASNVANAVAPLVGGGLVEPGPGVVLATLTIGLGAFTIARRTMESVGNGLTDLPLLAAMVVMVVAATITTFASWLGVPISLALSTVMTIVGLGWGRATRTATAGQLARGELEGGVSVDAVTVEASDEVPGIGEERAEDLQSASELFDPGMVVRFVSFWIIGPSVATLLSYLTFVLLPV; the protein is encoded by the coding sequence ATGGTTTCTACCCTTCTGCTGGTCGGCCTCCTCGCCGCCGGGTTCGTCGGGTTCAACATCGGCGGGTCGTCGACGGGCGTCGCGTGGGGACCGGCGGTCGGCGCCCGCGTCACCCGGAAGACGACCGCGGCGGCGCTGATGACGTTCTTCGTCCTCCTCGGCGGGTGGACCGTCGGCCGCAAGGTCATCGCGACGCTCGGCGGCGACCTCGTCGCCCAGTCGGCGTTCACCATCGAAGCGAGCATCGTCGTGCTGGCGTTCATCGGCCTCGGGATGGCCGTCGCGAACCTCTACGGCGTCCCCGTCTCCACGTCGATGACCGCCGTCGGCGCCATCGCCGGACTCGGCCTCGCGACCGACACTCTCGACCTGGCGGTGCTCGGTGAGATCGTCGTCTGGTGGCTCATCGCGCCCGTCGTCGGCTTCTGGTTCGGTGCCGTCATCGGCCGCTACCTCTACCCGCACCTCGACCGGCTCGCCGCCATCGAGCAGTCCGGCGGTCGGCTCGTGGAACTCGACCGTTCGGGGATGGTGCCGGCGCCGAGACTCGGCCCCGGAACGACCCCGCGGGAACTCGTCAGCACCGCGTTCGTCCTCGCCATCGCGTGTTACATGTCCTTCAGCGCGGGCGCGAGCAACGTCGCGAACGCCGTCGCGCCGCTGGTCGGCGGCGGACTCGTCGAGCCGGGTCCGGGGGTCGTCCTCGCGACGCTCACCATCGGGCTGGGGGCGTTCACCATCGCGCGGCGGACGATGGAGTCCGTCGGGAACGGCCTCACCGACCTGCCGCTGCTCGCCGCGATGGTCGTGATGGTGGTCGCCGCGACGATCACAACGTTCGCGTCGTGGCTCGGCGTCCCGATCAGCCTCGCGCTCTCGACTGTGATGACCATCGTCGGCCTCGGCTGGGGTCGCGCGACCCGCACCGCAACGGCGGGCCAGCTAGCCCGCGGCGAACTCGAGGGTGGCGTCTCCGTCGACGCGGTCACCGTCGAAGCCAGCGACGAGGTCCCGGGCATCGGCGAGGAGCGCGCCGAGGACCTCCAGTCCGCCAGCGAACTGTTCGACCCGGGGATGGTCGTGCGCTTCGTCTCCTTCTGGATCATCGGACCGTCGGTCGCCACGCTGCTGTCCTACCTGACGTTCGTCCTGCTGCCCGTCTAG
- the serS gene encoding serine--tRNA ligase has protein sequence MLSRQFVREHPDEVRDALAKKGVDADLSRILEVDEEWRELKSRGDTLRHERNEVSSKIGQLKQEGDEDAAQEAIDRSQELKSELEEVEARADELEAELERKLLTLPMVPDDDVPVGADETENVERRREGFDDLRDLPDEVVPHYDLGEDLDVLDFERGAKVSGGGFYFAKGAGARLEHALVQFMLDVHREQEYVDLFPPIPVNSKSMEGTGQFPKFVEDAYRVGDVNEADYEDDDLWLLPTAEVPVTNMYRDEILLSEDLPLKHQAYTPNFRREAGEHGTETRGIVRVHQFNKVEMVNFVEPEESYERFEGLVDEAEEVLRRLELPYRILEMCTGDLGFTQAKKYDIEVWAPGDDMDDGPAEGGRWLEVSSVSNFEDFQARRAGIRYRPERHESAEYLHTLNGSGLAIPRVMVGILEYYQNDDGTVDVPEALQPYMNGQEVIEGTQKVGESALGDGERE, from the coding sequence ATGCTGAGCAGACAGTTCGTCCGGGAGCACCCAGATGAGGTCCGCGACGCCCTCGCGAAGAAGGGCGTCGACGCGGACTTGAGCCGGATTCTGGAGGTCGACGAGGAGTGGCGGGAACTCAAGAGCCGCGGGGACACGCTGCGCCACGAGCGCAACGAGGTCTCCTCGAAGATCGGTCAGCTCAAACAGGAGGGCGACGAGGACGCCGCCCAGGAGGCCATCGACCGCTCCCAGGAGCTGAAATCGGAACTCGAGGAGGTCGAGGCCCGCGCCGACGAACTCGAGGCCGAACTCGAGCGGAAGCTGCTCACCCTCCCGATGGTCCCCGACGACGACGTCCCCGTCGGAGCCGACGAGACGGAGAACGTCGAGCGCCGCCGCGAGGGCTTCGACGACCTGCGCGACCTCCCCGATGAGGTGGTCCCCCACTACGACCTCGGCGAGGACCTCGACGTCCTCGACTTCGAGCGCGGCGCGAAGGTGTCGGGCGGCGGCTTCTACTTCGCGAAGGGCGCGGGCGCCCGCCTCGAACACGCGCTCGTCCAGTTCATGCTCGACGTCCACCGCGAGCAGGAGTACGTCGACCTGTTCCCACCCATCCCGGTGAACTCGAAGTCGATGGAGGGGACCGGCCAGTTCCCGAAGTTCGTGGAGGACGCCTACCGCGTCGGCGACGTCAACGAGGCCGACTACGAGGACGACGACCTCTGGCTGCTCCCGACCGCCGAGGTGCCGGTGACGAACATGTACCGCGACGAGATCCTGCTCAGCGAGGACCTCCCGCTGAAACACCAGGCGTACACCCCGAACTTCCGGCGGGAGGCTGGCGAGCACGGCACGGAGACGCGGGGCATCGTCCGCGTCCACCAGTTCAACAAGGTGGAGATGGTGAACTTCGTCGAACCCGAGGAGTCCTACGAGCGCTTCGAGGGCCTCGTCGACGAGGCAGAGGAGGTGCTCCGGCGCCTCGAACTCCCGTACCGCATCCTCGAGATGTGCACGGGCGACCTCGGGTTCACGCAGGCGAAGAAGTACGACATCGAGGTGTGGGCGCCCGGCGACGACATGGACGACGGCCCCGCGGAGGGCGGCCGCTGGCTCGAAGTCTCGTCGGTGTCGAACTTCGAGGACTTCCAGGCGCGTCGCGCGGGCATCCGCTACCGGCCCGAGCGCCACGAGAGCGCGGAGTACCTCCACACGCTGAACGGGTCGGGCCTCGCCATCCCGCGCGTGATGGTCGGCATCCTCGAGTACTACCAGAACGACGACGGCACCGTCGACGTGCCCGAAGCGCTCCAGCCGTACATGAACGGCCAGGAGGTCATCGAGGGTACGCAGAAGGTCGGCGAGAGCGCGCTCGGCGACGGCGAGCGCGAATAG
- a CDS encoding plastocyanin/azurin family copper-binding protein, protein MNEEGERDGADQTSSTATTRSGTPAVHTVDVGPGGSLVFDPDEVQIAPGNVVRWEWKTSTHNIDPDAAHGANDWRGTEGGDDTFYDEGHVHEHTFDEPGVYDYACVAHEPMGMRGTVVVGDAERRPLGDTVVLSSTPSIDVGPDDDAEFVPGTDPVAIVRPGTEVTFVWRSDGHSIVVDDQPQDAAWEGTGAQDAGHEHTHEFRYEGRYEFHCSAHPDAPGGTIVVEATN, encoded by the coding sequence GTGAACGAGGAGGGGGAGCGTGACGGCGCCGACCAGACCAGTTCCACGGCGACCACTCGGAGCGGAACGCCAGCCGTGCACACGGTCGACGTCGGTCCGGGCGGGTCGCTGGTTTTCGACCCCGACGAGGTGCAGATCGCACCGGGCAACGTCGTGCGCTGGGAGTGGAAGACGAGTACCCACAACATCGACCCCGACGCCGCCCATGGTGCCAACGACTGGCGCGGAACCGAGGGCGGCGACGACACGTTCTACGACGAGGGGCACGTCCACGAACACACGTTCGACGAGCCCGGCGTCTACGACTACGCCTGCGTCGCGCACGAGCCGATGGGGATGCGGGGGACAGTCGTCGTGGGCGACGCCGAGCGGCGACCGCTCGGGGACACGGTCGTCCTGTCCAGTACCCCATCCATCGACGTGGGACCAGACGACGACGCCGAGTTCGTTCCGGGGACGGACCCTGTCGCCATCGTCCGGCCGGGCACCGAGGTCACGTTCGTCTGGCGGTCCGACGGACACAGCATCGTCGTCGACGACCAGCCACAGGACGCGGCGTGGGAGGGCACGGGCGCTCAGGACGCCGGCCACGAGCACACCCACGAGTTCCGGTACGAGGGCCGCTACGAGTTCCACTGCAGCGCCCACCCGGACGCCCCCGGCGGCACCATCGTCGTCGAAGCCACGAACTGA
- a CDS encoding TIGR03557 family F420-dependent LLM class oxidoreductase yields the protein MVELGYALSSEEHPPNDLVENAARAEDVGFDFLGISDHFHPWTSQQGESPFVWTTLGGIAHATDDIPVGVGVNCPIVRYHPANVAQAGATVAEMLPGRFALGVGTGELLNEHVLGDHWPEHAVRLEMLEEAVDVVRKLWTGEQVNHHGDHYTVQNARLFTVPDEQPPIHVSAYGDAAARTAADIGDGFWSVGPQDTVETWEEEGGEGPRYTQLQMCYAETEEEAVETAHEWWPNDALPGELSAQLPTPVHFEQATQMVSEEDIREGSMVTSPDPEAHVESIREAVDAGYDHVYVHQVGPDQESFFEFYEEEVFPAVEDAELA from the coding sequence ATGGTGGAACTCGGCTACGCGCTCTCCAGCGAGGAACACCCGCCGAACGACCTCGTGGAGAACGCGGCCCGCGCCGAGGACGTCGGCTTCGACTTCCTCGGCATCTCGGACCACTTCCACCCGTGGACGAGCCAGCAGGGCGAGAGCCCGTTCGTCTGGACGACGCTCGGCGGCATCGCCCACGCCACCGACGACATCCCGGTCGGCGTCGGCGTGAACTGCCCCATCGTGCGTTACCACCCGGCGAACGTCGCGCAGGCGGGGGCGACCGTCGCCGAGATGCTGCCGGGACGGTTCGCGCTCGGCGTCGGCACGGGCGAGTTGCTCAACGAGCACGTCCTCGGTGACCACTGGCCCGAGCACGCGGTCCGCCTGGAGATGCTCGAGGAGGCCGTCGACGTCGTCCGCAAACTCTGGACCGGCGAGCAGGTGAACCACCACGGCGACCACTACACCGTCCAAAACGCGCGCCTGTTCACGGTCCCCGACGAGCAGCCGCCGATCCACGTCTCCGCGTACGGCGACGCCGCGGCGAGGACGGCCGCCGACATCGGCGACGGCTTCTGGAGCGTCGGACCCCAGGACACCGTCGAGACGTGGGAGGAGGAAGGCGGCGAGGGGCCGCGGTACACCCAGTTGCAGATGTGTTACGCCGAGACCGAGGAGGAAGCCGTCGAGACGGCCCACGAGTGGTGGCCGAACGACGCGCTCCCCGGCGAGTTGAGCGCCCAGTTGCCGACGCCCGTCCACTTCGAGCAGGCGACCCAGATGGTCTCCGAGGAGGACATCCGCGAGGGGAGCATGGTCACCAGCCCGGACCCCGAGGCCCACGTCGAGAGCATCCGTGAGGCCGTCGACGCGGGCTACGACCACGTCTACGTCCACCAGGTCGGCCCCGACCAGGAGTCGTTCTTCGAGTTCTACGAGGAGGAGGTGTTCCCTGCGGTCGAGGACGCCGAACTCGCGTAG
- a CDS encoding nuclear transport factor 2 family protein produces MDAAALAQAYYDAIDDGNYEALADVLAPGFEHIRPDRTLSGREAFVSFMRDDRPRTDTRHVVDAVYEGRDGVAARGRLLDTGGELFAFVDVFEVGGDQITGLRTYASSASSTAGNTSSS; encoded by the coding sequence ATGGACGCCGCCGCCCTCGCCCAGGCATATTACGACGCCATTGACGACGGCAACTACGAGGCGCTCGCTGACGTGCTCGCACCCGGTTTCGAGCACATCCGGCCGGACCGCACGCTCTCGGGTCGGGAGGCGTTCGTCTCGTTCATGCGCGACGACCGCCCGCGGACGGACACCCGCCACGTCGTCGACGCGGTCTACGAGGGCCGGGACGGCGTCGCCGCTCGCGGCCGTCTTCTCGACACGGGGGGAGAACTGTTCGCGTTCGTCGACGTCTTCGAGGTGGGTGGAGACCAGATCACGGGACTGCGGACCTACGCGAGTTCGGCGTCCTCGACCGCAGGGAACACCTCCTCCTCGTAG
- a CDS encoding DUF367 family protein: MDLHVRYEGDDDPEKCTARKLARFDMAALHESARATPYGVVLNPHAEQALSPADAEYTNLVALDCSWETAGRAMFEMKGEHRALPFLVAANPVNYGRPFQLNTVEAFAGALCILGEREHAERILAKFRWGHTFLELNEEPLRRYSECADSAEVVDVQQDYLDAGEQ; this comes from the coding sequence GTGGACCTCCACGTCAGGTACGAGGGCGACGACGACCCCGAGAAGTGCACGGCCCGGAAGCTGGCGCGCTTCGACATGGCCGCCCTCCACGAGTCGGCGCGCGCGACGCCCTACGGCGTGGTCCTGAACCCGCACGCCGAGCAGGCGCTCTCGCCCGCGGACGCCGAGTACACCAATCTGGTCGCCCTCGACTGTTCGTGGGAGACGGCCGGGCGCGCGATGTTCGAGATGAAGGGTGAACACCGCGCGCTCCCGTTCCTCGTCGCCGCCAACCCCGTGAACTACGGGCGACCGTTCCAGCTCAACACCGTGGAAGCGTTCGCCGGCGCCCTCTGCATCCTCGGGGAGCGCGAGCACGCCGAGCGCATCCTCGCGAAGTTCCGCTGGGGACACACGTTCCTCGAACTGAACGAGGAGCCCCTCCGCCGGTACAGCGAGTGTGCGGACTCCGCCGAGGTGGTCGACGTGCAACAGGACTATCTGGACGCCGGCGAGCAGTAG
- a CDS encoding DUF488 domain-containing protein, giving the protein MTGELFDTYVAALQHDQADLPADATLVGVVRRPTGWFSATVDENVSAVAPPEELLDDAKSRESELESRGVDDAAANQRAWADVDFAERYREYLDSDPGARAAVAALEERLRAGESLALVCFENTDEKRCHRTILRERLAARL; this is encoded by the coding sequence ATGACCGGGGAACTGTTCGACACGTACGTGGCGGCGCTCCAGCACGACCAGGCCGACCTGCCCGCGGACGCGACGCTCGTGGGCGTGGTGCGGCGGCCGACCGGCTGGTTCTCCGCGACCGTCGACGAGAACGTGTCCGCCGTCGCCCCGCCCGAGGAACTGCTGGACGACGCGAAGTCCCGCGAGAGCGAACTCGAGTCCCGGGGCGTCGACGACGCGGCGGCGAACCAGCGTGCGTGGGCGGACGTCGACTTCGCCGAGCGGTACCGCGAGTACCTCGACAGCGACCCCGGGGCGCGGGCTGCCGTCGCGGCGCTCGAAGAGCGCCTCCGGGCGGGGGAGTCGCTGGCGCTCGTCTGTTTCGAGAACACCGACGAGAAGCGCTGCCACCGGACGATACTCCGCGAACGGCTGGCGGCACGGCTGTGA
- a CDS encoding 50S ribosomal protein L40e encodes MTETIEDRLLGKQICMRCNARNPKDAESCRKCGYKKLRPKAKETRST; translated from the coding sequence ATGACCGAGACCATCGAGGACCGTCTGCTGGGCAAGCAGATCTGCATGCGATGCAACGCGCGGAACCCGAAGGACGCCGAGAGCTGCCGGAAGTGCGGCTACAAGAAGCTCCGTCCGAAAGCCAAGGAGACGCGTTCGACGTAA
- a CDS encoding GNAT family N-acetyltransferase, producing MPGRPFISGDTVDLCAVDEDDLAFLQDTLNDPAVWRMLSSRTPLTERQERQWYEQRASADNGDVNFVVAVDGDPVGSLGVHGVDSVNGSAELGIFLAEEQWGNGYGTEAGRLATDYAFDQHRRHRVVARVFEGNEASARIWEKLGYELEGTHRDQVYANGEYLDVRYYSVLEDEWDGEK from the coding sequence ATGCCCGGCCGACCATTCATCTCCGGCGACACGGTCGACCTCTGTGCGGTCGACGAGGACGACCTGGCGTTCCTCCAGGACACGCTCAACGACCCCGCCGTGTGGCGCATGCTCAGTTCCCGCACGCCGCTCACCGAGAGACAGGAACGTCAGTGGTACGAGCAACGCGCGAGCGCCGACAACGGCGACGTGAACTTCGTCGTCGCCGTCGACGGCGACCCCGTCGGCAGCCTCGGCGTCCACGGCGTCGACAGCGTCAACGGGAGCGCGGAACTCGGCATCTTCCTCGCCGAGGAGCAGTGGGGGAACGGCTACGGCACGGAAGCCGGCCGTCTCGCCACGGACTACGCGTTCGACCAGCACCGGCGCCACCGCGTCGTCGCGCGGGTGTTCGAGGGCAACGAGGCCTCGGCGCGCATCTGGGAGAAACTCGGCTACGAACTGGAGGGCACCCACCGCGACCAGGTGTACGCGAACGGCGAGTACCTCGACGTGCGGTACTACTCGGTGCTCGAAGACGAGTGGGACGGCGAGAAGTAG
- a CDS encoding MBL fold metallo-hydrolase, which produces MNVEHVTSDAETFTCNAFLALDGHPTLVDAGAYDGVVDEIRRHTDTLDAVVLTHQHGDHVQQLEAVCEAFDPDVYAYDDHPLRTHELADGDSVTIGDDEFEVVYTPGHAPDHVSFVSETALFSGDVVVHDDGAFDDGSFGRTDMAGQSRDRLIESIRELLDRMPDGDGVGEMYSGHGSVFEGDVRAVVERALERAERREPKYPDE; this is translated from the coding sequence ATGAACGTGGAACACGTCACGAGCGACGCGGAGACGTTCACCTGCAACGCCTTCCTCGCGCTCGACGGCCACCCGACACTCGTCGACGCGGGCGCCTACGACGGCGTCGTCGACGAGATTCGACGCCACACGGACACCCTGGACGCCGTCGTGCTCACCCACCAGCACGGCGACCACGTCCAGCAACTCGAGGCCGTCTGTGAGGCCTTCGACCCCGACGTGTACGCCTACGACGACCACCCGCTGCGGACCCACGAACTCGCCGACGGCGACAGCGTCACTATCGGCGACGACGAGTTCGAGGTGGTGTACACGCCCGGGCACGCCCCCGACCACGTCTCGTTCGTCTCGGAGACGGCGCTGTTCTCCGGGGACGTCGTCGTCCACGACGACGGCGCCTTCGACGACGGGAGCTTCGGCCGCACGGACATGGCCGGGCAGTCCCGCGACCGGCTGATCGAGAGCATCCGGGAGCTGCTCGACCGCATGCCCGACGGCGATGGCGTCGGGGAGATGTACTCGGGCCACGGGAGCGTCTTCGAGGGCGACGTGCGGGCGGTCGTCGAACGAGCGCTGGAGCGCGCCGAGCGCCGCGAACCGAAGTACCCCGACGAGTAG
- a CDS encoding DUF5786 family protein: MGFGSYDESEQDNQSLDSEDIDTEESLDTGEFEHAGDVSYEIGASNDELLDRLQDIKEQ; this comes from the coding sequence ATGGGCTTCGGGAGCTACGACGAATCCGAACAGGACAACCAGTCTCTCGACTCCGAGGACATCGACACCGAGGAGAGCCTGGACACGGGCGAGTTCGAACACGCGGGGGACGTGAGCTACGAGATCGGGGCGTCGAATGACGAACTGCTCGACCGCCTGCAGGACATCAAAGAGCAGTAG
- a CDS encoding DUF99 family protein, whose product MKTGTRALGVAESYRGDRSTLAGTVVRASRVVDGFSFSSCTVGGTDSTDAVVDVYRSLDREDVRYVLVSGIAPAWFNVVDLHAVHEAVDRPVLSVSFEASPGLEDAIAEAFEGDERDRRLAVYDAQPDRQAVDVNGERVFVRAVGCEDPANVVESFTPEGGRPEPLRVARLAARAADDYA is encoded by the coding sequence GTGAAGACCGGGACGCGGGCGCTCGGCGTCGCCGAATCCTACCGTGGCGACCGCTCGACGCTCGCCGGCACCGTAGTCCGTGCGTCCCGGGTCGTCGACGGCTTCTCGTTCTCGTCGTGTACGGTCGGCGGTACCGACAGCACCGACGCCGTCGTCGATGTCTACCGGAGCCTCGACCGCGAGGACGTCCGGTACGTCCTCGTGTCGGGCATCGCGCCGGCGTGGTTCAACGTCGTGGACCTCCACGCCGTCCACGAGGCGGTCGACCGCCCCGTGCTCTCGGTCTCCTTCGAGGCGAGTCCCGGGCTCGAGGACGCCATCGCGGAGGCGTTCGAGGGCGACGAGCGCGACCGGCGACTCGCCGTCTACGACGCCCAGCCCGACCGCCAGGCTGTCGACGTGAACGGGGAGCGGGTGTTCGTGCGTGCCGTCGGCTGTGAGGACCCGGCGAACGTGGTCGAGTCGTTCACGCCGGAGGGTGGCCGGCCGGAGCCGCTGCGGGTGGCGCGGCTGGCGGCGCGGGCGGCCGACGACTACGCCTGA